The sequence TTGTTATTACTGGTGGTCAAGGTTACTGTTGGTATAAGTAGGTGCCACTCTACTGAAGTTAACAGAATTGCACAACTTATGCAGTTTGAGCACCTCTACTTGTTCTGAACGCATTAAATGAAAGAATCATATGCACACATTACAAGCTCTTTAACGGATCTTCCTATTTGCTTCCATCACACATTACATTCATGTTTTGGGAATGGTGGTTGGAGTGGAATAAAGTTAAAATCTGATGATTTCATTTGCAGCATATTCAAAATGAAGTTTGTAATTTATTTAATACATTACGCAGTATAATCTCTTTTAAGAATATGATTGAGCAAATTtagtttaaataatttaaatgtacACAGTTGATATTTATAATTTGAGTCTTTCATGTAAATTAATTCACCAAATTAGCATCTTcagtatttttacattttattttctttaggcattacttaggcctggtctacacgggagGAGGAGCGAGCTAAGTcggtctaagttacgcaacttcagctatgaaaatagcgtagctgaagtgaaTGTACTTACCgcgctgtcttcactgcagtaggtcAACTACtgacactcccccgtcgactctgcctatgCTTCTCGtgccggtggagtaccggagtcgacgggagagcgctcggtgttcgatttatcgcgtcttcactagagttaatggaaagactctaaTTTGACTTCAGTTGTGTGTTTGGGCTTGTGAAACAAATGAGTGTTTTCCAAAAGTCATTGTACATTCACCATACTTGCTTTCTCATCATCTCGTCATTTAATCGCTATAGGGATCTCACATATTTTACTGACTGTCAGCTTCAGTATTCATTATACAGAGTTGTATACTTTatctgtacacctctaccccgctataacgcggcccgatataacacAGGTTCGCATATTGCGCggtagcagcagggctccagcggcgctttaaagggtccagggctccggctgctgcggggaaccccggaccctttaaatcaccgctggagccctgccgcccctactccagggctgcggcagcggggcttgggtggcactttaaagggtctggggctctggctgctgcggggagccccgggccctttaaatcaccgctggagccctgccgcccctaccccaatataatggcgtttcacctataacgcggtagggatttttggctccccacaaccatgttatatcggggttgaGGTGTATTTTGGAAGAGAGCTTTTTATGCTGTAtgtgattggttttttttttttttttttttagaaacctGAAAGTACTGAGCAAAGACAAAATGGCCTTAAAATGGTGGATCAAGCAATATGGTCCAAAAAGATGTCAAATGGTGCAAGGCGTATACCAGTGTCACCTGATCAGGTAACTCATTCATAATTGTTTGTTAAATTGTTCTGTTAAACAGTAGTTCAATTTGATATCTTCTAAAGGGTAAAAGGAGAGCAGTTCATGCAACAGTAAGCAACATATGTGCCTTGGCCATACAGAAGAGGAAAGTGCATTCTCAAAATGACCCTTCAATATATTTTTCCACTTGTGCATAAAAGATGATTGGCCAAATATTTCCTAATAATGCATGACTTAATTTACATTACAGGCCCGATCATACAACAGACAGATGCGACCGGCTATTCTAGATCACAGCTCTGGGAACAAATGGACAAATACGTCCCATCATCCTGAGTATCTGGTAGGAGAAGAGGTAGGAATTCACTTTTCCCTTGAAACAAGGTGCTGATAGCGTCCTTTAATGCAAATATTTAAATTCACAatttgatatacacctctaccccgatataacatgaattagaatataacacggtaaagcagcactccgggagggcggggctgcgcactccggtggatcaaagcaagttcaatataacgcagtttcacctataacgcggtaagactttttggctcccgaggacagcattatatcgaggtagaggtgtaatatgtATCAAAAGGCAAGTTACCCTAAATATTCAAACAGTAGATAATGATGAAGTCTctagctgggggaaggggagaatccTCCCAAAGAGGCTACATAACCATTTAGTGTCATTTAGCATGACATGAAAATTCCCTAACCTGGAAAAAAATTAGAGTAAACTGTAGTTCTTTTAAGAATCCTTTTCCTATGTTGTTTTTTCCTCGTACAAATAAAACATCAATGATTAACGCAAGAAACTTTTTAGTTAGTTGTTAATAAAAGCaataggtcagatcctcagctagtgtgtAAATTAGCATTTCTTCATCGACTAAATTAAACTGTCCCATTGTGTATAGTGTACAGAAAAGGCAAGAAATCAGGGACCAGATCAGCACAAGGCATCATATGCCACATAATTTGTTCATTGATTATTTCAGTACTTCAGAGTGTTTTATTAAGCACTGTTTTTCTCTCTAATCTGGTTTAATACTTGAAATATGTTACCAACCACTCCATGGGATTATTTCTATTGTTATGCGTATTCAGATGATTTTTAGTTTCAGATCTTGAACTATTTACCCATTTTTTTCCTATTCTGTATTGGATTGTCCAATCATGTTCCCATTGCTGTAGTTGGAAAGCTCTTTCCATTTGAGAAGAGGTTACTTTTTAAAAGTATTGCAGTAATGTGtaggggccctgatcctggatcAGGGCCACGTTGTGCACTGTGTGCGTACAATCTGTTGACTCAGCTACCGAACAGAACAGATTGTTATCATTAATTATTaacctttctttctcttttctcttcaGGCGCTATATGTTAATCCTTTAGATTGTTATAATATTCATTGGCCTATCCGAAGAGGACAGTTAAACCTTCACCCAGGGCCTGGCGGCTCCCTTACTGCAGTACTAGCAGATCTTGAAGTTATCTGGTCGCACgtaatacaaaaatatttggaaataCCACTGAAAGACTTAAAGGTGAGCTTGTGGTCACTTTCTGTTCTGCTGAGTAAGTTATTTTAACTCCATCTCTTGCATTGTCCGGAGGGTTCCAGAGGGTGTCAACTAAAGAGACACCTAAGATATCTTACTCTTGCCGCTGACAGTGTTGTCTCTCAACCTTTTGGTAAATTCTGTCCCCCAGCGTGCATAGCTCCCATAGACTTTACTTGGAGTTCTGTGCACTTATCTGACGGCAGCATTTGGTACTGAAACTTTAAAAGTAAGTTGGATTGTCTTTGAAAattcaaattaataaaatatttcacttcATTGTTCTGTGTTCATAGGTTGATTAGAGTTGTTAAGGGACTGAGGTCTAGAATCACAgaatctaaggccagaaggaaccaccagatTATCTACTCTgacctgcacatcgcaggccaccaACAGCACATCCAGGCTAAACCTGCTTAATTGTTCTTATTGAGCAGGTGGCTTTTCTTGTGTCTGCCATGTTATTGcatgaaatgtttttaaacatttcttaAGCTCCTATAAATACAGACATTTGATACCACATtgaactgaatttttaaatgatgaaaataaatgtttttttacaTCACCACTCTTTCTCCAATTGTTCTGCTTCTTCTCAGTGCCTTTACATCTGTATTTTTTCAGTAGCGTACCATGGGGCATCTAGCATTCTAGCATATATGAAGGAATTATTTTGAACTCTACATTGATTTGAAGGCTGCCCTTAATTTGCTTTTTTCTTCAGTATTACAGATGCATTTTACTAATACCAGACATCTATAATAAACAACATGTGAAAGAACTCGTACATATGATCCTAATGAAGATGGGCTTTTCAGGTAAAAGTGAATAAGTGCGCATTTCATATTAATTTGTATAgcttaaggatttttttaaaggcatctgATTTCTGAGCCAGACCCACTTTCTATTCTGAGACTGGTACCCCTGGCCTCTTGCCAGTCACTATTGCAACTCTTGTCTCTCGTGACAGGGCTAAGTAGTGAGCCAGCATTACGGCAAGTTACTCATGCTCTTCGTTTACTTGTTAAAAGACCAAACTGATCACTTCAGGTGAGGCTTCCTCCCCACCAACCTACACAAAGTAAATCATAAAGCAGCTCTTGAATTGGGATACCTTGCATGGGAACAGACTGATGTCTGAAGCCTCAGTGCCGTCTTATTGCTGTTGCATTTTAGTGATTGGTGAAATGTCAGTGCAAAGAATGTTGAGATCCTTCAGGGTTTCAAATAAAGGGTCTATATAAATGCAAGGTGCTGTTATTCTCCTTTTCACTGCTGGATTGTACAAAAGTAGTATCTGGATGACCTAAATATTTACACTCTAAGCAggagatgatttaaaaaaaatatttataaagtaaAGTACATTGATTTTTGAACGGTTGAATTGTTTGCTCTTCAATATTTTTTCCCCTAGTTTGAAAGTCCTTTCTTTTTATAGGAAATAGGGACATTTAATTCCCTTTCAGTTCATAAAGCTAACAAACTTTCTATATaatgtggtggggtttttttgttttgtttttgttttttttgaaaGTCCAAGACTCACTTTTTGTGTCACATTATATTTTGTTTATTAGAGTCACCATAGCACTGGCAGTGTAAATTGCTGTATGAACAGAGTGCTTAAGTTTAAACTTATCAAACAGTCCTTGCAGGAGCCAGAAAGTCCACTTCTGTATTAGTCACTTAAAACTCTTAAATAGATTTGAAAGATCAACAGAGAGGCTTAGAAATTGGCAACAAATAAGTTATACAATAGTTAACATACTAAATGATGATAAAATGTGGTTAGTTGCAAgccattagagcaggggttctcaaatggggGGGTCATGACACCTCAGGGgcttgcaaggttattacatggagggttgcgagctgtcagcctccacctccaaaccgtgcttcacctccagcatttataatagtgttaaatataaaaaaacgtggttttaatttataaggggggggtgtcacactcataggtttgctgtgtgaaaggggtcgctaATACTAAAGTTTAAGAGCCACTGCataagcatatatatatatatatccttgtGTGCTTTTTATGTTTAATATCCTTTATTGTTTATTATTCCTGAGCATTCTCCCAGCAACAAATAGTTTCCTCTTCCTTGCTGGACACCAGCAGTATGAACTTGCTTAGCCTTTTCTGTATCTGATAAAGAAAATTCATAAGATAAAAGGAAGGGACGTTCTATCTGAAAGGTTTATGTAGGTGGGAGGAAAACAACCAGCAAAAGAAATACATGTATATGAATGAAATTGATTTGCTGCTTCTTTTTAAGATGAAATAGCCAGTTAGGTCCCTTTGGCACTTTACAGGTGTTTCCTAACTCAGACCTGTAGCTTTTGGTTGGAAGGTCTTACTCTTAGGGTTGCATACCCTAATGAGGAGAATACTACATGTTTAATGGTATGTGGAAAGAAAAAATGTTCGTTCTTTGACTTTAAAGGCTTATGTCTACATTGTTGTGCATACAGGAAAAAGTAGCAACATACAAGAGGCTGACACACGTTTCTTCAATTCTTCCAAACTTTACTCCTGTTCCTCTAAGCCTGTTTGAtgacaaagttttaaaaaaattaaagcctCCATTTTTAGTTTTTCTTTGGCTAAGTCTGACGGATTAAACAGTGTACGTGAGGGTGCATGAGTATGAAACACTGGAAAGTTATAGAAGTTAAAATATTATCAACATCTCCACTTGAGGGTGCCATTTCCTAAACATTAACTCAGTGTTGAGCTGAACTAATTACTGAATGTAACTACTAAACTCCGTGTCTTCTATTTAAAAGACCTACATTTAAATTTAGTCCTTGTATATTGTTCTACAAACTACTTGCCTAAAATGAGGAATTCTCTTCCTTCAGAGTTCAGAAGAAGGGGATTTGAAGGGAGTCTTTGTTTAGTACTCTTCAAGTGAAAGTGTATGGCGGGGGTGCAAACATGAAGAAAATGTTTGTGAGGGTTGAAAGTGGGTTGAAGGGGATGCACAGAAGCATGGTATCAAACCTTGTTTATCCATTTAAAGAACTTACTCAAAACTTAAAAAGGAAATGACTGGATTAAAACCAAAAATGTGAGAAAAATGCCTTCTCTGTGTGACATGGGGGCCCATTGGTGGctcactactctgtgtcagcaactcttgtcagacCTGACATACTCAGTATACACCAACTCGCCGTTGTCATAATCtgtctaaaaggtgtcatgtgaGGTGTGTGCAAACTGATAACATGCTGATTATAAGACTTATAAATACATACTAGAattttatgttcttaaaatgtgtttggcaagcaatgtATAAACCTAGCCAGCCTTAAACAAAGGAATGCGTATTTGTATGTCTGACCAGCCTGATCGTCAGGAAGGGACAAGGAAGGTACATTTACAAACAAGATAAACATAGCCATCAAATTAGCAAGTGGGTTAGATAGCCTTTTAACTATCACAAGGTTATTGAATTTTGGAAAATATAAGCAAGGGCAGAGAGCCATTTTAGCATCCATCACTTGAGGGAGTGAAAGGGCCAGAGTTCGTGAAATCACAGAACTTTGGTCTTTCAGGTAAGAGGGCTGAAGTCTCTGGGATCTGAGTATAGGTGAGaaaactgcttaggcaaagattgtaacttgctgaaattgtttgttttagaagcatttttacttttgtttatttgtaatCATTTCTATCCTTATTCCTATTTGATTTCACTTAAACCTATGACTTTTTGTTAGCAAATGTTTTACTATAAACCAGTGCAGTGCTTTGATTGAAATAAGTTTCTCGAACCCCAGTTAAAGTGATGAGCTGCTGTTTACTTTCTTTTTAAAGGAGCAGAAAACTTAACTTCTGTGACTATTCCAGGAGAGGTGGACACCACAGGACAGacagttttggggaaatttggggctGGGGGAATGTTGGGCTCACCCTGCAAAAAGTAACTGGGCGGTGGAAGCcaaggtgtgacctgcatgcttgtaggCTGGCTGTTGGTCTCAGGGCTGTGAACCACGCAGCTTAGCACTTAAGGCACTCAGAGTTGCAGGACAGTTGGTGACATGACCCCCTACTGGTCTGGGTTAAACCTCAAAGTATCACAGCCTGCTACTGGTAATTGAAGCCCTTTAATACCCGCTACACAATTAAGGTTGATGTTAGGTCCAGATTCTTTCCGAAACCCATAAAAGCAAGGAAACTTTCAATGTAGACGTCCACTTCGCCCTTAATTTATCTTTCCTAAAGGCTTAAAAGATCTCTTCACCAGTGGGAAGGTGAAAATTTTTCCTGGCAAATGTGGCTATTTTGCACAATTTAAACTTTCAGTACAGGATTAGGACCTCAgtgttatatattttaaaaatctactaCACAAAGACTAAGTGTTTACTTTAAATGTCTGGAGCTTGGTTTAAAACCAGACTTAATCTTCCTCTCATATTTTTAGGTATAGTGATCCATCAGGAGTCTGTCTGTGCTACTTTTGGAAGTGGCTTAGGTAGTGCGTGTATAGTAGATGTAGGGGATCAGAAGACAAGTGTTTGCTGTGTAGAGGATGGAGTTTCACACCGTAACACCCGGTAATTTTTTCTTTATGAGCAAAATTACTACAAAACCACTAAAGAGGGTGGGCTGGAGATGTTTTATCTTACATTActtgtttttaaagtaaaaaatatttattaGTAGATATGTATAAGGGCAACACCTTATTCATGTAGTTAATTGTTTTTTGGTTTAATACTTAGGACTTTCACAACAGGAGCATCCCATTCTACTATATGATCCGTATTAGAGAGTTTTTGCTTCTGTAAAGAGAGCGGGAGCTGGCCCTATGTGCTATGTAAACTATGTGAACAATATTGTCCATGTTTGTTTTTAGGCTGATACATAATGTTAGCTCTGGGCAAAGTGAATGAATTAACGTTCAtctatttctttctctttttttaaggtTGTGCCTTGCATATGGTGGATCTGATGTATCAAGGTGTTTTTACTGGCTTATGCAGCGAGCTGGGTTTCCTTACAGGGATTGTCAGTTAGCTAATAAAATGGACTGCCTTCTCCTTCAGCACTTAAAAGAGACATTTTGTCATTTAGACCAGGTGGGGAAAAAGTCTTAAGCTTAAGTTGTTGATTCTACATGACAGTTTTTGGAACAATGATTATCTTGTCTTCCTGAGTTGGGTGAGGATTTGCTTGTGCATTATTAGTAATTAATTAATTCCCCGTTAATATAAAGTATACTTGAAAGGTTTCTAATGTTAGTATCCAGTTGTAGCATCAAATGACCTTGTTATATTTGTGCATAAAACCTTTCACTGTCCTATAACCATGATACCAGGCAGTTATTACATGAACGCTTGCATTTAGATACAAAATATTTGCACATATACATCTCAAAAGGTGTTTGCCATTTCTACATTTAAGAAATCAATAAAAGTTTAAAACACTTCCAACTCCACATGTTTTTCGTGGAGTTCAAAAACACAATCAGAGATTTTTCCTTTGAAAAGATGGAGGGGTTGATGTAGACACTTTACAACTTAGATTTACGGCTCTGATAACACACATTCCATTCTTTTTTTACACTTTGGCCTGTACTTAAAACATGCATGTCTGACATGGTTTGTCTTCTTGATATTGCTTGTCTTTGAGAGATGGAAGCACAAACCTTTAGGAATTTCTTTGATTAGCTTTAATATTTTATAACATCTCTAACTAAACATATTCACTGTTATGTTTCCAAACATTCTGGCTATAACATACTTGTAGCTATGGCTTAATTTTCAGTAAAGGTGCAAACAAGTTTGTAATGTCctaattaaaaataagttaaaataattttattaatataatttttGCATCACTATtgagggctccccacagcaagCTTCTTGCTGAGCTCCTTCCATGTGGTTCAGTTAATCCTCTGGGTTGTTGAGTCACGTAGTTCCCATGttaggccccagtcctacaaCAGGTTCCGCTAACATGGGATTCCACTACCCAAGCACAGccatgttgacttcagtgggaatctgCATGCAGAAAAGGCTGCATTAGCAGATCCTGTTGCAGGACAAAGGCTTTGGAAAACAGGAAATACAAACAAAATTCAGATTCATAAGGgagtttcattatttttttttgtcttgatgAATACAAGTAAAAAGCTTTGAGAGAGTAATCTTAGACTGTACAGAATTGATTACCTTTGTTGCCATATTCCATTAAAAATAGGATATTTCTGGACTGCAAGACCATGAGTTTCAGATTCGTCATCCAGACTCTCCAGCCTTATTATACCAGTTCCGATTAGGGGATGAAAAACTACAGGTAAATTCAAAATGTGTGTGCACAATAATAAAACCTTGTGACAAAGTCAGGCCGGACAGGTGCAAGAGGGTACTTAAAGGTGGATATATTAGCCCTAGAATGTTAAAGGCCCTTTTTCCTGTAAGCGGAGAAGgggttacctcaggtcaattagGGACACCTGAATCCAATTAAGGGTTGTCTGAGGCCTTTAAAAACCCTTTTTCTGGGGAGagcaaaggaggagagagagagacacacacacgcacgctgCTACCAGGCTAATGGCAGCAGGGGAATAGGCTGTTCCAGGATGAGAGGCTGTGCTTCTTCCCATAGGGGAAACAGCCAAACCTGAGTGCCTGCTAGAGGAAAGACTGGCACCCCAGGGCAACCAACTGGACGACACCTTGTCCCAGCGAGGGGGGCAGCGAAAGGTACCCCCCCTAGGGTTTTTGTTCAGGAGACTGTTTCCTCTTGTTTGGTGGAGAATCACCCCTTAGGCTGACCCTCAGGCCTGCCCTGAAAATACGACCAAGGGAGCACGGAAGGGGGAAGGCAAACCCTGGCTGAGTGGGGCTGATTACCCCAGGCCTGCCATCACAACAGGGGGAAACTCTAAGTCTGGCAAAAGAAAAGAGGTGCCTTGCCACAActttaagaatggccatactgggtcaaaccaatggtccatgtagcccagcatcctgtcttctgacagtggccaatgccaggtgcttcctagggaatgaacggaacagatAATCCtcacgtgatccatcccctgtctcccattcccagcttctggcaataaTGTACTGAGTTTGCATATCTGTCACTACCCTCCCACAGCACACGCCCCATTGCCCAGTACGCCATAGAATGCCTTACTAAGCTGCTTCTTACTGTGTCACATTTTACTGGATGTACCCTACAAAGGTTGTATGCTTTAACAGTACTTATGGGCACTTCGTTAAAAGCTGTTAAAATCAATTTACTATAGATAGGAGCATCTCTAATGCATCACTGGTGACCACCTCATTATCTGACATGTCCTCCTATCTATGGACCTACATCCTATACTGGATAAATGCTGATATATccgttttttttcctctctcactACTGTGACTTTTGTAATACACTTGCAATGCTGATGAATACTAGTTGATAGTCTGATaccacatttaaaatatatataatatgcgTGCGTacgtgtgtttgtgtttttgtaatGGTTTACAACTCAGTTTAAAGAGGACTCAGATACTTCTCCCTGTTAAAAGACTATTTGAAACAAAGTAGTAATCTGTTGATTCTGAGGCATGAGACACTTTGCAGTTGTAAATCCATTAAAAAATATTaggctatattttaaaaagaatatttgtTTAATGGACAGACATTGAacttgaaaaatatttgtttaaacagAACATTGTATTAAACTTTTTCATCTTTCACTACCCAGGCTCCGATGGCTCTGTTTTATCCAGCAACTTTTGGAATTGTTGGGCAGAAAATGACATCTTTGCAACACAGGTCACAAGGTGACCCAGAGGATCCTCATGATGAACATTATCTATTAGCTACCCAAAGTAAACAAGAGCAGGTGTGTTAATGTTTAGTTTTTACAGAAAACTACCATTTACCCAGGAGTTAATATAATTATTACCTGTGTGTGTTTCTCCCACCATTGAAAAGAAGCCATCTCTAAGTTGAGAGATGTCAGCTGTTCTGTGGCCAAAGCATTACAGAACAGGTTTTAGGCAGGGAAGTGAAGAATAACTTGTCCAGTAGAGACAACGGAGGCAGCTTATGTAGGCCAAAATGTAATTGCCCACCTTAGAATTTGGCCAGAACACTGAAGCTAACGCAGTTTTGCAGAAATTGCCATGGAGTTTTTACCAACTACACCTACTCAGGATCTCTGTCtttacatctcatctgaaaggCAGCATCTTTAGCATGCTTTTTAATAATTATAGAAGGTTAGTTTTGTAATTATATGCTAAATGTCACTCTTGGCCTGAGTAATGGAGACATTCAGCACATCTTTTTGTAGTAAATGAAATCTCTCaatttgcatttctttttcaCAAAGACTTATTAAAAAACCTGTTTACAGTGAATTATGaataatttaaattattataCAGCACTTGGAGCACTTCATAAATATTAAGTAATGGGAATAATTAAAAATGTGCACAAATCCTTTAACTACTGTAAAACTTATATGGGGTAAAAAATTAACTGATTTGTAACAAGCAAATGTATAGGATTTTGTATCAATTTAAGGCAAATCTACAGAGGTTTTGTACTATTAAAACTATATGGGTTTAGAAAATATAATGGGAATaatgacttgtctacacttatcagaggggtagccgtattagtctgaatctgtaaaaagtaacagaggttcctgtggcacctttaagactaacagaagtatagggagcataagtttcgtgggtaagaacctcacttcttgcatctgaagaagtgaggttcttacccacgaaagcttatgctccctatacttctgttagtcttaaaggtgccacaggaccctctgttacttttgtctacacttgaaacactacagtggcatagctgcagcactgcaaTCTAGACACTGTCTATGCTAACgagaggggttctcctgtcggtgtaggtcaggggtcggcaacctttcagaagtggtgtgccgagacttcatttattcactttaaggtttcgcatgcaagtaatatattttaacatttttagaagatctttctctataagtctataatatataactaaactattgttgtatgtaaagtaaataaggtttttaaaatgtttaagaagtttcatttaaaattaaattaaaatgcagagcccccctggaccggtggccaggacccgggcagtatgagtgccactgaaaatcagctcgcgtgccttgccataggttgcctacccctggtgtaggtaatccaccttctcGAGAGGCAGTAGTGAGGTCGACAGGAGAATTCATCCATCGACCAAACACTGTCTACATGGGGCCTTCGGTCTGTTTAACTGTGTCACAAAGCTGACCtagttttctagtgtagaccaggcctaaattaaACTGATATAAGAACCTCTTATACAAGTATAACAATCCACACTAAGGGGTTATACTGCTTTAACTATGTGTAGATAAGCCCCCATAGATAAAACTTCTATATTTGTGGAAACTACATTATGACTTTATGCTATGATACCCATTTGAAATGTTTGATGGACTTCTAAAatgaggttgttgtttttttaaagttgtggTTTAGAATAATATTTGGATGGGGTGGAAATGCAACATTCAACATTTCTTTTCGGAAAGCAAAAGAAAAATTAGTGCTATATTATTTGAGT is a genomic window of Chrysemys picta bellii isolate R12L10 chromosome 7, ASM1138683v2, whole genome shotgun sequence containing:
- the ACTR8 gene encoding actin-related protein 8, translating into MTQAEKGEAENGKDKERDKEREQRGAKRPIVPAAVPESLQEQIQSNFIVVIHPGSTTLRIGRATDTLPVSTPHIIARRQKHQGQPVYKDSWLLRDGLNKPESTEQRQNGLKMVDQAIWSKKMSNGARRIPVSPDQARSYNRQMRPAILDHSSGNKWTNTSHHPEYLVGEEALYVNPLDCYNIHWPIRRGQLNLHPGPGGSLTAVLADLEVIWSHVIQKYLEIPLKDLKYYRCILLIPDIYNKQHVKELVHMILMKMGFSGIVIHQESVCATFGSGLGSACIVDVGDQKTSVCCVEDGVSHRNTRLCLAYGGSDVSRCFYWLMQRAGFPYRDCQLANKMDCLLLQHLKETFCHLDQDISGLQDHEFQIRHPDSPALLYQFRLGDEKLQAPMALFYPATFGIVGQKMTSLQHRSQGDPEDPHDEHYLLATQSKQEQSAKATADRKSMSKPGGFEGDLRGQSSDISERMYPQEVELGSSQSDCIIAGNESEEPLAAHMSRKTAISQFEGKALGLDKAILHSIDCCASDDTKKKMYSSILVVGGGLMFHKAQEFLQHRILNKMPPSFRRVVENVEVITRPKDMDPRLIAWKGGAVLACLDTTQELWIYQREWQRFGVRMLRERAAFVW